In Nicotiana tabacum cultivar K326 chromosome 19, ASM71507v2, whole genome shotgun sequence, one DNA window encodes the following:
- the LOC107793801 gene encoding pentatricopeptide repeat-containing protein At4g01030, mitochondrial, with protein sequence MEAATPLYHFISSHQPLTQKQPRRYSTNFGLINVAETLPETSPSTSPSPLSSLQFDYEKEFHSLNSVRAMHAKMIKLSSVWDSKRNMQSFISAYLEFGDFQSAAVLFFVGFAENYLYWNSFLEEFSYFGGNPCEILEVFSGLHSKGVNFNAEILAFVLKICSKLRDKWLGLEIHACLIKKGFNLDVYTQCALMNFYGRCCGTESANKVFKDTSIRDSLLWNEAILVNLRNEKWAEGLQMFHEMQTLHVKANSLTISKVLQACGKLGALDEGKQIHGYVIRYALESNIMIRTALSNMYVKNDNLKLARVVFDSTDNRNLPCWNSIISGYIALGYLDDAWELFNEMITSNIKPDIITWNCLLSGHFLHGSYPEVLAILRRMQSAGYHPNRNSITSVLQAVTELGYLNSGKEIHCHVIRNGLDYDLHVATSLVDMYVKNDDLTSAQAVFDCMTNRNICAWNSLISGYSCKGHFEKAGNLLNQMKEEGIKPDIVTYNSMVSGYSTSSCIKEALGMIRRIKSCGMSPNVISWTSLISGCSQQGYFREAFEFLIQMQDEGIKVNSVTISSLLQACAGLSLLHIGKEIHCLCIRNDFIDDVYVSTALIDMYSKCGNLENAQKVFQRLEDKTIASWNSMITGFAIYGLSTEAISVFDRMRGANIQPDAITFIALLSSCKHYGLLDKGWKYFDHMKTDFGVTPTIEHYSCMVDLLGRAGYLDEALDFIQSMPMEPNAAVWGALLTSCRIHGNVELGEIAAEYLFKLEPYNAANYALMMNLYALSNRWKDVDRIRDKMEAMGVKIGPVWSWVQVNQRIHIFSTAGKTHQEGEIYFELYKLISEMKKLGYAPDTKCVCQNIPEVEKEKVLLAHTEKLAITYGLIRTTSPAPIRVINNTRICSDCHTVAKYMSLLRRREIFLKDGVRFHHFKDGKCSCCDFW encoded by the coding sequence ATGGAGGCTGCTACTCCATTGTACCACTTCATTTCTTCACATCAGCCACTCACCCAAAAGCAACCCAGAAGATATTCCACAAATTTTGGCCTTATAAATGTAGCAGAAACACTTCCTGAAACTTCACCCTCAACCTCACCTTCTCCACTTTCTTCATTGCAATTTGATTATGAAAAAGAGTTCCATTCACTAAACTCAGTCAGAGCAATGCATGCCAAGATGATAAAATTGTCTAGTGTATGGGATTCAAAGAGAAATATGCAGTCTTTTATCTCAGCTTACTTGGAATTTGGTGATTTTCAATCAGCTGCAGTGTTATTCTTTGTGGGGTTTGCAGAGAACTATTTGtattggaattctttccttgaagaATTTAGTTATTTTGGTGGAAACCCATGTGAAATTCTTGAAGTTTTCAGTGGGTTACATAGTAAAGGAGTGAACTTTAACGCTGAAATTCTAGCTTTTGTCTTGAAAATCTGTTCAAAGTTAAGAGACAAGTGGCTAGGATTGGAAATCCATGCTTGTTTGATCAAGAAAGGTTTTAATTTAGATGTCTATACACAATGTGCACTGATGAATTTTTATGGGAGGTGTTGTGGGACAGAGAGTGCTAATAAGGTTTTTAAAGATACATCAATCCGTGACTCTTTATTGTGGAATGAAGCAATTTTGGTTAATTTAAGGAATGAGAAATGGGCTGAAGGTCTACAAATGTTTCATGAAATGCAGACATTACATGTTAAGGCCAATAGCCTAACCATTTCCAAAGTTTTGCAAGCATGTGGGAAATTGGGTGCTCTTGATGAAGGAAAACAGATTCACGGGTATGTTATCCGATATGCCTTAGAATCGAATATAATGATACGCACTGCACTCAGCAACATGTATGTAAAAAATGACAATCTCAAACTTGCTAGAGTAGTTTTTGATTCAACAGACAATCGTAATCTGCCTTGTTGGAACAGTATTATTTCGGGGTATATTGCACTTGGTTACCTTGATGACGCATGGGAGCTATTTAATGAAATGATAACTTCCAACATAAAACCGGACATAATAACCTGGAACTGCCTTTTATCTGGTCATTTTCTTCATGGATCATATCCAGAGGTTTTGGCGATTCTGAGGAGAATGCAGAGTGCTGGTTATCATCCAAATCGCAACTCTATAACCAGTGTTCTTCAGGCAGTGACTGAATTAGGCTATTTGAATAGTGGTAAGGAGATCCATTGCCATGTTATAAGAAATGGACTTGACTATGACCTGCATGTTGCAACTTCACTAGTAGATATGTATGTGAAGAATGATGATTTGACATCTGCTCAAGCTGTTTTCGATTGTATGACAAACAGAAATATTTGTGCTTGGAATTCATTAATTTCTGGTTATTCCTGCAAGGGACATTTTGAAAAAGCTGGTAATCTTTTGAATCAGATGAAGGAAGAAGGGATTAAACCAGATATAGTGACATACAATAGCATGGTTTCTGGTTATTCAACGTCTAGCTGCATTAAGGAAGCTTTGGGTATGATTCGAAGGATCAAAAGTTGTGGCATGTCTCCTAATGTCATTTCATGGACCTCTTTAATATCAGGTTGTTCACAGCAAGGATATTTTAGAGAAGCATTTGAGTTTTTAATTCAGATGCAGGATGAAggtatcaaagtcaactcagttacaATTTCAAGCTTACTTCAAGCATGTGCAGGTCTCTCTTTGTTACATATTGGGAAAGAGATACACTGCTTGTGTATACGAAACGATTTTATAGATGATGTGTATGTATCTACGGCTCTCATAGACATGTACAGTAAGTGTGGGAACTTAGAAAATGCTCAGAAGGTTTTCCAAAGACTTGAGGACAAAACAATAGCTTCCTGGAATTCCATGATCACCGGTTTTGCCATATACGGCCTTAGTACAGAGGCAATTTCAGTCTTTGATAGAATGAGAGGAGCAAACATCCAACCAGATGCCATAACATTCATAGCTCTTCTATCTAGTTGTAAACATTATGGTTTGCTCGATAAAGGTTGGAAATATTTTGATCATATGAAGACAGATTTTGGAGTTACCCCCACAATTGAGCATTACTCTTGCATGGTTGATCTACTGGGAAGAGCTGGTTACCTTGATGAAGCATTGGATTTTATTCAGTCAATGCCGATGGAGCCAAATGCTGCTGTTTGGGGTGCTCTTCTTACATCATGTCGGATCCATGGAAACGTGGAGCTTGGAGAGATTGCAGCAGAATACCTTTTCAAGTTAGAACCATATAATGCAGCTAACTATGCCTTAATGATGAACCTCTATGCACTTTCAAACCGATGGAAGGATGTTGACCGTATCAGAGACAAGATGGAAGCAATGGGAGTGAAAATCGGACCTGTATGGAGTTGGGTACAAGTCAATCAGAGGATTCACATCTTCTCTACAGCAGGAAAAACTCATCAAGAAGGAGAGATATACTTTGAACTGTACAAGTTAATATCTGAGATGAAGAAGTTGGGCTATGCACCTGATACTAAATGTGTTTGTCAGAACATTCCTGAAGTGGAGAAAGAAAAGGTGCTACTTGCTCACACTGAAAAACTGGCAATTACATATGGATTAATCAGGACCACAAGTCCTGCACCTATTAGAGTGATCAATAATACAAGAATATGTTCAGACTGTCATACAGTTGCAAAATACATGTCATTGCTGAGGAGGCGAGAGATTTTCCTAAAAGATGGTGTTCGCTTTCACCACTTTAAGGATGGTAAATGTTCTTGCTGTGACTTCTGGTAG
- the LOC107793802 gene encoding protein WHAT'S THIS FACTOR 1 homolog, chloroplastic-like, with translation MEPKFLLSTASKPFASNGAFPFALSHKSSFLHKTRLCPMTHLAISAEHLGMTQILGRSLSFGERNGSLCNLRKSQVEKTPFLGKSLSFREKNESLCNLRKTQVPNFPIRAAGAVKRRKELPFDNVIQRDKKLKLVMKITKILVSQPDRIMSLRELGRYRRALGLEKKRRFIALLEKFPGVFEIMEEGAYSLKFKMTPEAERLYLEEMKIRNEMEDLLVVKLRKLLMMSLDKRILLEKIGHLKTDLGLPLEFQDTICRRYPQYFKVVPTGRGPALELTHWDPELAVSAAQIAEEDTRQRELEEKNLIIDRPPRFNRVKLPKGLKLSKGEMRRISQFRDIPYISPYEDFSEIRPGTPEKEKHACGVVHELLSLTVEKRTLVDHLTHFREEFKFSQQLRGMLIRHPDMFYVSLKGDRDSVFLREAYHDSHLIEKNRLLLIKEKLRSLVSVTRFNRRGTPQTDSDEAEKSESKYGTDAEEGEEWSDIDNLGSDGFDDDDDGDEDLDDDWSDDGDDIPPDFSDDEGTVNLEDSKPATQVNGAKKKEEKILVPVFPDGRPRERW, from the coding sequence ATGGAACCCAAGTTTCTTCTTTCCACAGCATCAAAACCCTTTGCTTCAAATGGAGCTTTTCCTTTTGCCCTTTCCCATAAATCATCTTTTCTTCATAAAACTAGACTTTGTCCAATGACCCATCTGGCTATATCAGCAGAGCATTTAGGAATGACTCAAATTTTGGGCAGAAGTTTATCTTTTGGAGAAAGGAATGGATCATTGTGTAATTTAAGGAAATCCCAGGTAGAAAAGACTCCATTTTTGGGCAAAAGTTTATCTTTTAGAGAAAAGAATGAATCTTTATGCAATTTACGGAAAACCCAGGTGCCGAATTTTCCCATTAGAGCAGCTGGTGCTGTGAAGAGAAGGAAAGAGCTTCCTTTTGATAATGTGATTCAAAGGGACAAGAAGTTGAAATTGGTTATGAAGATTACAAAGATTCTAGTGAGTCAGCCTGATAGAATTATGTCGCTTCGCGAACTGGGTAGGTATAGAAGAGCATTGGGTCTGGAGAAAAAAAGGAGATTTATTGCTTTATTGGAGAAATTTCCTGGTGTGTTTGAGATTATGGAAGAAGGGGCTTACTCACTTAAGTTCAAAATGACTCCCGAGGCCGAGAGGCTTTACTTGGAGGAAATGAAGATTAGGAATGAAATGGAGGATTTGTTGGTTGTCAAGTTGAGGAAACTATTGATGATGTCTTTGGACAAGCGGATTCTGTTGGAGAAGATTGGACATCTCAAGACTGATTTAGGGCTTCCTTTAGAATTCCAGGATACAATCTGTAGGCGATATCCACAATACTTCAAGGTAGTTCCAACTGGACGAGGGCCGGCATTGGAGTTGACTCATTGGGACCCTGAGCTTGCTGTTTCTGCTGCACAGATCGCTGAAGAGGATACTAGGCAAAGAGAGCTGGAAGAGAAGAATTTGATCATCGATAGACCACCAAGGTTCAATCGGGTGAAGCTTCCTAAGGGTCTTAAACTTTCAAAGGGTGAGATGAGAAGGATTAGTCAGTTTAGAGACATTCCTTACATTTCTCCTTATGAGGATTTCTCTGAAATAAGGCCTGGTACTCCGGAGAAAGAGAAACACGCATGTGGTGTGGTTCATGAACTTCTGAGCCTCACAGTCGAGAAGAGGACtcttgttgatcaccttactcaTTTTCGGGAAGAGTTTAAATTCTCTCAACAGCTTAGAGGCATGCTGATAAGGCATCCTGATATGTTCTATGTCTCTTTGAAAGGGGATCGGGACTCAGTTTTTCTCCGTGAAGCTTATCACGATTCACACTTGATAGAAAAGAACAGGTTATTGCTCATCAAGGAAAAGCTTCGCTCCCTTGTTTCAGTCACGAGATTCAACCGGAGAGGCACTCCACAAACTGATTCTGATGAAGCAgaaaaatccgagtccaaatatGGAACTGATGCTGAGGAAGGTGAAGAGTGGTCTGACATTGATAACTTAGGGAGTGACGGAtttgatgacgatgatgatggcGACGAAGATTTGGATGATGACTGGAGTGATGATGGTGATGATATACCTCCCGACTTCAGTGATGATGAAGGCACTGTTAACCTAGAAGATAGTAAACCGGCTACACAAGTTAATGgtgcaaagaagaaggaagaaaagatTCTGGTTCCTGTTTTTCCAGATGGCCGCCCCAGGGAACGCTGGTGA
- the LOC142173631 gene encoding secreted RxLR effector protein 161-like: protein MVYIRPDISHAIGVVSRYMYDPGKEHWQAQEDSQYLVGYCDSDYAGDMDKRRSTTGYVFTFVNTPVSWKSTLQSTIALSTTEAEYMAITEAVNEEQNIYKMQHLSGQDWLLCVNVDP from the exons atggtttacATAAGACCTGATATTTCACATGCTATCGGAGTTGTAAGCAGGTATATGTATGATCCAGGAAAGGaacattggcaagct CAAGAAGATAGTCAGTATttggttggatattgtgactcagattatgcgggtgatatggacaagcGTAGATCAACTACTGGCTATGTTTTCACTTTTGTAAAtacaccagttagttggaagtctactttgcagtcaacgaTTGCTTTGTCTActacagaggcagagtacatggcaattACGGAGGCTGTAAATGAG GAGCAGAATATATACAAAATGCAGCATCTCAGCGGGCAAGATTGGTTACTTTGTGTAAATGTTGATCCATGA